The sequence GGGCCGGCACTGCATCGGTGGCTGGGGGAGTCTGATCAGTACCTGCTGGTCAGGACCTCGAGTTCTTCCCTGATGGTCCGGCGGACCATCTCTTCGATAGCGTTGTAGTCCCGCTTTGCCTTCTCGTGCTTCGCGATCATCTCTTCCATCTTCATGACACCGAGGGAGAGGTTCTTCCCGTACTTCAGGGCAACCTCCAGTGCCTCTTCGTCGATCCGGACTACTCTTGACATCCAGAGAGGTTTTCCCGGCATCTGATATATTTGTTACAGTTTGTTACAGGAGAACCGAGCTCGTTACAGTACTGTTACAGTGCCCGGAAAACTGTAACATTTAGTTATGAGACCCTCCGGGACGCCAGTGGCGGCGCTGCTTATCAAAGACTATGAGCATCTTACCGCCACAATCGCAGGGGTATTTGAGAGATTGGTGGCGAGGATGGTCTGGGGGTGGGTACCCATATGTTCCTTCCGCAACCCCCATCCCGCCCCCGGGGTGCGGGGGCAGTGCGTGGCGATACCGGGTGGCAATCTGATTACGGGCGTCTTTGAATGGTGCTGTGGTCATCTCGTACTCCGGGACCGTGAACCTCGTGGGGTTCGGCTACAACGCCGACGAGGTCTGGTTGCCGCAGGTCAACATCACGCTCTTCAGCGCGACCGATACCGGACTCCCATTGATGATCCGGGTTCTGCCTGGTTTGGTCCGGGATGTCGCCACCCCGGTCCGGTCACTGCAGGAGATCGACATCACCTGGACAAACCTCGTCCTCGACCGGGAATTCGTCTTGGAGGCGAATAAGACCCTCCTGCGGGAGGCCAGGATCCCGTTTGTCCTTCCGCAGCGCCGCAACAGCACCTGGTACGAGACCCAGATCCATCTCATCGACCATTTCTTCTATCACAAGCAGCTGATCCGCGCCGGCCGGACCCTGATAGCTTCCGCGATGACGGCGGAGCCCCGGGAGGTCTACGACCTCTACAAGTCCCGGAACCTGATTGAAGACCATTTTGTCGCGTTTAGAGGCCTGATCCAGGCGGATAACCGCTACCTCCGGGACGCAACGGCGGTCTTCGGCCACGTCTTCGTCGGGTTCCTCTGTCTCTACCTCTATTGCCGGATCCTGAACCGCATCAAGCAGGCGGGGATGACGGCACACCTCTCGCCCCAGGGTCTGCTCCTGAAACTCTCAAAAGTCTATGCGGTGGAGAACGAGGGGGAAGGCAGACCACCGAGGTGCCCAAACAGGTCCAGAAGATCGCGGAGAAACTCGAACTCGACATATTCCTTAATGGATGAGAAGTTAGGGTTCAAGACACCGCTCTCCCTCAGGGATTCAGATAGGGCCATTACAGGTGAGAAAGTACATTTGATTTGACGCACAATCGCTTTGATAGGATGGATGGTAATGGTTGAGGCTACACCTGAATTCCATATTGTATACCGCGGGATGACGGAAGAGACCGCGGAGCGCCTACTTAACGACAACGTATTCACTAACAAGGGATTCACCGATACGACCCTCAATCCCTGGTATGCCTGTGAACCACTGGACCAAGAACGGCGCGGTTCCTTTCATAATCTGATGGCAATCAGCCTTCCCGAAGGAGCGCATGGGCTGTACGTCCCAGAGCAGGAGATGATTGTACTGCAGGACGATCTTACTCTAAAATGTATCGGAGTAATGACTTTAAACTCAGTTATGATTGCCCCAGATGGGCGGCCCCGCAATATTCGGCTGTTCGCGATGGAGGTGAAAGAATGATCATTAAAGAAAGATTCGTAGAGGACGATCCTGCGACTCTGGCATGGAGCAGGGAGCTCATAACACCTGAAGAGAAAAGACGGGCAGAGGATATTTTCACATGGATAACTCAGCATTGAACGGCTGGTACAGGATGGTGTCCTCCGCGTCCGGGATATTCTATCAGAGATCCTTTTTATGAAATTTGTGGATTGCGTTGCATTTTGAGAACTCCCGCCAAGCAGGTCCGGAAGATCGCGGAGAGGCTCAAACTCGATATATTCCCTAATACGTGAGGAGTTTCGGGTTGAGCAGAGACAGATGATAGCGGCAAAACTCGCGGCCATAGATCGGACAGACAACACCGCCAGCAGGGCTAGAGAGTCTGTTATTGCTCTGGGGGAATAACAAATGTGTATACCGATGCCGATCTTCGGTCTCCATCCCCATTACCAACCGGAGTCTGCTCCAGCCATCCGCCATACAAATTCTGTCGTCCATTCAGGCTTTCTCCTGGCCACCGGTACCAGCCCGGTAAGGCATCTCGCGTTAGAGGTTAAGCATCCGGAGCAGATTTTCAAACGACTCTTTACCTTCGACGAACCGTGGCGGCATGCACCGCTGAATGGACCCGGAGATGCCGAGACGATTCTCGATCTCCTCTGAGACTGCATGATACATCCTGCCATTCTTCGCTTGCCTAGGTGCGCTGATAAGTATCGCACGATCAAGGAGCCTGCTCAGTCCCGGTTTTCCGGTGACGATGATTGTCTCATCGTTGGACTCTGTCCGCCTGAGATGAGCATTATTCGAGAGCCGAACAGCTCTCACTTTTCGTTCCTTTGGAGTCAGGTCGCTGAAATCAACGACTTCGTCGACAGTAAAGTATCCGATGATATAGAGCCCTTCCTGTGCCCCAGTATGACCGTACGGCGTCAGGCCGGCATAAAAGACGAGTAAATCGCCGTGATTCAGTTTCTTGAGATACGCTTTCTTCGAAGGCATATCCCCGTAACTCGGCGTTTCGAACTCTGGGTCGAAATGCAATTTCATCTGCGACATCCGCTTCGGCAGGTAATTCGAGAGCGGAACCCCGTTTCTCCCTATCGTGGTTTCATAAGTCCTCTCTTCTGCCGACTCCTCGGTCTCCGGGATGGGGATATACTCGAACGACCCGTTCTCAAAGAGTGGTGCCAGAACGCCGCCGTTCCCTTTATCGATACCTACCCGCAACAGCATGGCCTTCCGAGGAAGGTTCCACCGGCGGCACTCTGTTCTCTGGAAAGGGCAGTCCTGCCCCCTGAGTACGCGGCAGGTTTTACTCGCTTTTGGATTCTGCTCGTCCAGCCGCTGTATTTCGCGCACGCATGCCTCGGTAATGTCCTTTCTTCCCGAAAAGCGTCCGAGGATCGCTCGTGTGTCATCTTCGCAGACAAGATGCGTGCGTGTATACCGCGAGTAATTCAGGGGAGGTTCGTCGATGGGGATTGCATCATCGAACGAATAGATGCGGACATCCCCTTTCACCGCATACCTGTCGGGTCTTTCCCCGGCAGAGGGAGAATACACAGAACCCGACTTTTCGATGTACCCCACTATGACTTTCCTCTTATAGTAACGGTGAATGGGGTCCTCGCACATTGTGAAGAGGAAGAGATATCTTTCAGCACTCTTGAGATGCGGTAGGATATTATTCGGGTAATAACACCGATTCTGGTAGTTTTCTGCCCCGATCTCGATGTGCGGCTCCGTCTTATTGCCCTGCCGGTGCAGGTTCAGGACATCCCGAACCGGCAGTTTAGAAGCAGGACAGTGAAAGAAGTACTGGAGACGCCCTTTCTCTTCCAGCGAAGAGAACGTGAATCCTTCAAACCGATCTTCACCCTCCTTCCGGGGATCATACACTGCCATACCTGCCATCCGACTATCACCCGCCCCGTCTCGTACCCTTTGCCGTGACGGAATGTAGTATGTTCTTTCAGATAGTCTATTTCCGTTTTGTTTTTTTATCCCGGATGCTTCTCCCCGAATAGGGGTTGTGTAACCAGTCCCTCGGTGAATAAACCCTCCGGTTCCGCTCTTTATGCAATATGCAGTGAACAGAACCATCGGTGCTGGAAAAAAACCGGGGTATTTCAAATCATCCGGCCAGCTCCGGAAAGGTTCCCATAGGGGAAGAGGAGGCCGGAGAGATGATATAGATCCGGGAGGCACGCACCATATTCGCAGTGGATGCCCGGCGAGCAGTGGGTCCCGGGTGGCCGGGGGCCCGATCCTCGACCCGGATGGCGCCGCCGTAGCGTTCCACGGGGATCTACATCAAGTAAAGGCCGAGACCTTCGCAGATCTCCCGCTTCTGCTGTTCATACCGATGGAAGATCGCCTCTTTCTGGTCGCCCGGCACCCCCGGGCCGTGTCCTCGACCGAGACCCGGATGAATTTGCCTTCGTCCTCAGTGCGGATAGCGATCCGGATACCAGGACCGCCGAACTTGATCGCGTCGTCGATCAGGTTCGCACAGCCTTCAGGGAGAGAATCATCGGCCCCTGCCTGAACCGGCGAACCCGAATACTCCTATTCTCCCGTTCGAGGTGACCTGGCCCCGGTTCTTCCCCATACATATCCCCATACACTGGACCGTGGTGGCTATCACCCCCTGCAGGAGATGAAGCCAGGATTATGGGATCAGTTGGAGAAAAAAAAGGGTCCATAGCGCTTTTATCCAGACTGAACTGCAGAGCCGGGACCGTTTGGGGGATGACAGCCAATTTCTGGGAACATCCCGGATCACCACCTCTCAGGCCCGCCCGCAGAGTTCCGTGAACCTTCCGAGCCGGTCGAACGGGGCGTCGGCAAACTCGCGGGGCGTCATGCGCCACTCCCAGTTTCCGTCCGAGGTCGAGGGGTAGTTCATCCTCGCCTCCGCCCCGAGGCCGAGGATGTCCTGCATGGGGATGATGCTTGCCCGGGCAACCGACGTCATCGCGAGACGAATGAGTTCCCGGGGAACCTCGTCCGCCGCCACTTCCCGCCCGATATAGGCAAAGAACCGTTGCTTATCCTCCTCCGACGCCTCCTCCTCAAACCACCCCCGGGCCGTGTTGTTGTCGTGCGTTCCGGTGTAGCATATGAGGTTTGGGACGTAGTTGTGGGGGATATGGGCGCTCCCGGGGAGCCCTTCGCCGAACGCGAAGAGGAGGATCTTCATCCCCGGGAACCCGAACCGGTCGAGAAGCCCCTGGACGGCCGGGGTGTTGGCGCCCAGGTCCTCGGCGACGATGGCAAAGCAGGGGAACTGCCGGGCGAGCACTTCAAAGAACTCTGGTCCCGGCCCGTCGACCCAGGCGCCGTGCTCGGCGGTCGCATCGCCCGCCGGGACTTCGTAATAATCCGCGAATGCCCGGAAATGATCGATCCTGAAGAGGTCGTAGAGTTCTGCAGATCGACGGATCCGGCGCATCCACCAGTCGTAACCCCGGTCCCGGAGTGCGGGCCAGTCGTAGACGGGGTTTCCCCAGAGTTGCCCGGTCTCGC is a genomic window of Methanoculleus bourgensis MS2 containing:
- a CDS encoding transposase, which codes for MVISYSGTVNLVGFGYNADEVWLPQVNITLFSATDTGLPLMIRVLPGLVRDVATPVRSLQEIDITWTNLVLDREFVLEANKTLLREARIPFVLPQRRNSTWYETQIHLIDHFFYHKQLIRAGRTLIASAMTAEPREVYDLYKSRNLIEDHFVAFRGLIQADNRYLRDATAVFGHVFVGFLCLYLYCRILNRIKQAGMTAHLSPQGLLLKLSKVYAVENEGEGRPPRCPNRSRRSRRNSNSTYSLMDEKLGFKTPLSLRDSDRAITGEKVHLI
- a CDS encoding Nmad3 family putative nucleotide modification protein codes for the protein MAGMAVYDPRKEGEDRFEGFTFSSLEEKGRLQYFFHCPASKLPVRDVLNLHRQGNKTEPHIEIGAENYQNRCYYPNNILPHLKSAERYLFLFTMCEDPIHRYYKRKVIVGYIEKSGSVYSPSAGERPDRYAVKGDVRIYSFDDAIPIDEPPLNYSRYTRTHLVCEDDTRAILGRFSGRKDITEACVREIQRLDEQNPKASKTCRVLRGQDCPFQRTECRRWNLPRKAMLLRVGIDKGNGGVLAPLFENGSFEYIPIPETEESAEERTYETTIGRNGVPLSNYLPKRMSQMKLHFDPEFETPSYGDMPSKKAYLKKLNHGDLLVFYAGLTPYGHTGAQEGLYIIGYFTVDEVVDFSDLTPKERKVRAVRLSNNAHLRRTESNDETIIVTGKPGLSRLLDRAILISAPRQAKNGRMYHAVSEEIENRLGISGSIQRCMPPRFVEGKESFENLLRMLNL